The Pedobacter mucosus genome window below encodes:
- a CDS encoding PspC family transcriptional regulator, whose product MFQRIITYFEHQSFGVSTYLANRMNMSTAKVRLFFIYSSFLAVGFPILFYFLAAVFLDIRNYIKKTRLRIWE is encoded by the coding sequence ATGTTTCAGAGAATCATCACTTATTTTGAACATCAGAGTTTTGGCGTTTCTACTTATCTGGCCAATAGAATGAATATGAGCACAGCAAAAGTTCGTTTATTCTTTATCTATTCCTCTTTCTTAGCCGTTGGATTTCCAATATTATTCTATTTTCTTGCAGCTGTTTTTCTAGATATAAGAAATTATATAAAAAAAACGAGATTAAGAATTTGGGAATAA
- a CDS encoding DUF2851 family protein, with amino-acid sequence MNIPEDFLHYVWQFRLFDFKDLQTADGENLSVIHQGFLNRNAGPDFSNGKIKINETVWAGNIEIHVKSSDWLKHNHQLDESYENVILHVVFENDIPIKRIDGSVLPVLELQQRISKEFIMKYESLFLTLTDFPCIAQIKLIDKFIIDSFLSRTLIERFEQKTIVVIETLNKLNGNWDETFYQFIAKNFGFKVNALPFELFAKAIPQQIYAKHKDNPFQIEALVFGSAGFLAGQFEEEYPKKLKKEFQYLQKKYNIKCIEVSIWKFMRMRPQNFPTIRLAQFAALIVNANHLFSKILEIENVAELQALFKNLSINNYWKTHYHFKKVALNVNLQMGKTSINNILLNTIALFLFAYGKHINNEFYISRAIKLLESLPAENNAIITKYENAGVMIDNAFASQGILQLKKHYCDQKKCLYCGIGIKILKQV; translated from the coding sequence ATGAATATTCCTGAAGATTTTCTTCATTATGTTTGGCAATTTAGGTTGTTTGATTTTAAAGATTTGCAAACTGCTGATGGAGAAAATCTAAGCGTCATTCATCAGGGATTTTTAAATAGAAATGCTGGTCCTGATTTTAGCAATGGCAAAATTAAAATTAATGAAACAGTTTGGGCTGGGAATATCGAAATTCATGTAAAATCTTCTGATTGGTTAAAGCATAACCATCAGCTAGATGAAAGTTATGAAAATGTGATTTTGCATGTCGTTTTTGAAAATGATATACCTATTAAAAGGATCGATGGAAGTGTTCTGCCCGTTTTAGAATTGCAACAAAGAATATCGAAAGAGTTTATTATGAAATATGAAAGCTTATTTCTCACATTAACCGACTTTCCTTGCATTGCGCAAATTAAACTAATTGATAAATTTATTATTGATTCTTTTTTATCTAGAACGTTAATCGAACGTTTCGAACAGAAAACCATTGTTGTAATTGAAACCTTAAATAAGCTTAATGGCAACTGGGATGAAACTTTTTATCAATTTATTGCTAAAAATTTTGGTTTTAAAGTAAATGCATTACCATTTGAATTATTTGCTAAAGCCATACCGCAACAAATTTATGCTAAGCATAAGGATAATCCTTTTCAAATTGAAGCCTTAGTTTTTGGCTCGGCCGGATTTTTAGCTGGTCAGTTTGAAGAAGAATACCCAAAAAAGCTTAAAAAGGAGTTTCAGTATTTGCAAAAAAAATATAACATTAAGTGTATTGAAGTTAGCATCTGGAAATTTATGAGGATGCGCCCTCAAAACTTCCCTACTATACGTTTAGCGCAGTTTGCTGCATTAATTGTTAATGCAAATCATTTATTTTCGAAAATTTTGGAAATAGAAAATGTGGCCGAATTACAGGCTTTATTTAAAAATTTATCTATTAACAATTATTGGAAAACTCATTATCATTTTAAAAAAGTAGCATTAAACGTTAATTTACAAATGGGCAAAACATCCATCAATAATATTTTGTTAAACACAATAGCATTATTTTTATTTGCTTACGGAAAACATATTAATAATGAATTTTATATCAGTAGGGCTATAAAATTATTAGAAAGCCTGCCTGCTGAAAATAATGCAATAATTACTAAATATGAAAATGCGGGAGTGATGATAGATAATGCATTTGCTTCGCAAGGTATTTTGCAATTAAAAAAGCATTATTGTGATCAGAAAAAATGCTTATATTGTGGTATTGGTATCAAGATTTTAAAGCAAGTTTAA
- a CDS encoding DMT family transporter, with amino-acid sequence MRIAVESIPAWYVTAIRQTVASIIILAILIKQKELKWIGWSSFKRQIILSILMVVIANGMTTVAEKTIPSGLTSLINATSPLLVFLGCVFIGIQKPSLKGFIGVFIGFLGIIFIFRNGISDLLVPGYRNGILSLIIAVSGWTIGTIYSKKHSDKPQYIFLNLFYQFVFSAIIQLFLALIFSGEANISSWKVESLLATCYLAIFGSVLGYFCYHYALKKVSASEVSILTYFNTVVAIFLGWLILSEKVNIDLVLATILIISGVFITNYKRKASIKIV; translated from the coding sequence ATTCGCATAGCCGTAGAAAGTATTCCGGCTTGGTACGTTACAGCAATCAGACAAACTGTTGCATCCATTATTATTTTGGCAATTTTAATTAAGCAAAAGGAGCTAAAATGGATTGGATGGTCGAGCTTTAAAAGGCAAATAATACTTTCTATTTTAATGGTTGTGATCGCAAATGGCATGACAACTGTTGCTGAAAAAACCATTCCAAGTGGATTAACTTCCTTAATTAATGCAACTTCCCCACTCTTGGTATTTTTAGGTTGTGTGTTTATTGGTATTCAAAAACCATCTTTAAAAGGCTTTATAGGTGTATTCATAGGCTTTTTAGGAATTATCTTTATTTTCCGAAACGGGATCAGTGATTTGTTAGTACCAGGCTATAGAAATGGAATTCTTTCCTTAATAATTGCAGTATCTGGCTGGACTATCGGAACTATTTATTCGAAAAAGCATAGTGATAAGCCCCAATACATCTTTTTAAATCTGTTTTACCAATTTGTTTTTTCTGCAATTATTCAACTTTTTTTAGCATTAATATTTTCTGGCGAAGCAAATATTAGTTCATGGAAAGTTGAAAGTTTGTTAGCAACATGTTATTTAGCAATTTTTGGTTCTGTGCTAGGTTATTTTTGCTATCATTATGCATTAAAAAAAGTATCAGCATCTGAAGTTTCCATATTAACCTATTTTAATACTGTTGTCGCTATATTTTTAGGCTGGTTAATTTTAAGTGAAAAAGTAAATATCGACTTAGTACTGGCAACAATTCTAATTATTTCCGGCGTTTTTATTACAAATTATAAAAGGAAAGCCAGTATCAAAATAGTTTGA
- the pyrF gene encoding orotidine-5'-phosphate decarboxylase, with translation MTKLQLFEQIQKKRSFLCVGLDSSIDKIPKHLLKYNNPILEFNKQIIDATQDLCVAYKPNTAFYECYGKLGWENLIETWKYIPKDIFSIADAKRGDIGNTSAMYAETFFNANSSEMSFDSVTVAPYMGSDSITPFLTFKDKWVILLALTSNSGHADFQMQQLGEDKLFEKVLKTSQEWATDEQMMYVVGATRGAAFAEVRKLVPNHFLLVPGVGAQGGDLKEVCKHGLNSQCGLLINSSRGIIYAGNGEDFAEKAREEALKLQQEMNQILVDAELV, from the coding sequence CTATAGATAAGATTCCTAAACATTTATTAAAATATAATAATCCGATTTTAGAATTTAATAAACAAATAATTGATGCAACTCAAGATTTGTGTGTAGCATACAAACCAAATACCGCATTTTACGAATGTTATGGCAAACTTGGTTGGGAAAATTTAATAGAAACCTGGAAATATATTCCAAAAGATATTTTTTCCATTGCCGATGCAAAAAGAGGTGATATTGGAAATACTTCGGCTATGTATGCAGAAACCTTTTTCAATGCAAATTCATCCGAAATGAGTTTTGATTCTGTTACCGTTGCACCATATATGGGTAGTGATTCTATTACTCCTTTCTTAACATTTAAAGATAAGTGGGTAATTTTACTGGCTTTAACTTCTAATTCTGGTCACGCAGATTTCCAAATGCAGCAGTTAGGCGAAGATAAGCTTTTTGAAAAAGTGCTTAAAACATCGCAAGAGTGGGCAACAGATGAACAAATGATGTATGTTGTTGGTGCAACCCGTGGAGCTGCATTTGCAGAAGTAAGAAAGCTTGTTCCGAATCACTTTTTATTAGTTCCTGGCGTTGGCGCACAAGGTGGAGATTTAAAAGAAGTTTGTAAACATGGTTTGAATTCGCAATGCGGATTATTAATTAACTCTTCAAGGGGCATAATTTACGCCGGCAATGGTGAGGATTTTGCAGAAAAGGCTAGAGAGGAAGCGCTGAAGTTGCAGCAAGAAATGAACCAGATTTTGGTTGACGCTGAACTTGTATAA